The following coding sequences are from one Nicotiana tomentosiformis chromosome 3, ASM39032v3, whole genome shotgun sequence window:
- the LOC104085915 gene encoding ABC transporter G family member 23 — protein MASPCTTYQPSPGSPEDDSMILFSTSTSCSPAKQSTRTHSNSSSFHSSSPPPPPPQSSSNNKTYELRVRNLSYTISPNSSIFSSLIKKSTKPKISILKSVSFVAGCSEILAIVGPSGTGKSTLLRVISGRVRNKDFDTKSIYLNDHAITSPVQLRNICGYVAQEDNLLPLLTVKETLMFSAKFRLRGMGPKEREERVESLMQELGLDHVADNFVGDEENRGISGGEKKRVSIGVDMIHDPNILLLDEPTSGLDSSSALQVIELLSSMAKTKHRTIILSIHQPSYRILQYISNLLILNHGSVVHYGSLESLEENISRIGYEIPIQLNPLEFAMEIISVLENQNLHSKYQSCSYLRWEEAIIQDGASKEVIDQAKTGVVSNSGCSSLFEIAVLCSRFWKIIYRTKQLFLARTMQALVGGFGLGSVYIKMRNDEGGVTERLGLFAFSLSFLLSSTVEALPIYLQERRVIMKEASRGAYKISSYMIANTIIFLPFLFAVAILFAVPVYWIVGLNPSITAFVFFTFVVWVIVLMASSLVLFLSAVSPDFISGNSLICTVLGAFFLFSGYFIPKECIPKYWLFMYYVSLYRYPLDALLTNEYWSLRSKCFSWNDENHSECLLTGYDVLKNRGLDKDTRWMNVGIMFAFFVFYRVICWIILARKVSKTTI, from the coding sequence ATGGCTTCCCCATGTACTACATATCAACCAAGCCCTGGTAGTCCTGAAGATGACTCAATGATACTTTTCTCAACTTCAACTTCATGTTCACCAGCCAAACAATCCACTAGAACTCATTctaattcttcttcttttcacTCGTCATCacctccaccaccaccaccacaatCGTCTTCAAATAACAAAACTTACGAACTAAGAGTTCGTAATCTCTCCTATACTATTTCTCCGAATTCATCGATCTTTTCTTCCTTAATCAAGAAAAGTACTAAGCCAAAAATCAGCATACTCAAATCAGTCTCTTTTGTAGCTGGATGTTCTGAGATTCTAGCAATCGTTGGACCAAGTGGAACGGGCAAGTCAACTTTGTTACGTGTGATATCAGGTAGGGTAAGGAACAAAGATTTTGATACTAAAAGTATTTATCTCAATGACCATGCAATTACTAGTCCTGTCCAATTAAGAAATATATGTGGTTATGTTGCTCAAGAGGACAATTTACTTCCTCTCTTAACTGTAAAGGAAACTTTAATGTTTAGTGCAAAATTTCGGTTAAGAGGAATGGGTCCAAAGGAGAGAGAAGAAAGAGTTGAAAGCTTAATGCAAGAACTTGGGCTTGACCATGTAGCTGATAACTTTGTTGGAGATGAAGAAAACAGAGGAATTTCAGGTGGTGAAAAAAAGAGAGTGTCAATTGGAGTTGACATGATTCACGATCCTAATATATTACTCTTAGATGAGCCAACTTCAGGATTAGATAGCAGTTCAGCACTTCAAGTTATTGAATTGCTCTCATCTATGGCAAAAACAAAACATAGAACCATAATTTTATCTATTCATCAGCCTAGTTATAGAATTCTTCAATATATTTCCAATCTCTTGATCCTTAATCATGGATCTGTTGTTCATTATGGTTCTCTTGAATCGCTCGAGGAAAATATAAGTAGAATAGGATATGAAATTCCTATTCAGCTTAACCCTCTTGAATTTGCTATGGAAATTATATCCGTGTTGGAAAACCAGAACTTACATTCCAAATATCAGTCATGTTCTTATTTGAGATGGGAGGAGGCTATAATTCAAGATGGCGCGAGTAAAGAAGTAATCGATCAGGCAAAAACTGGTGTTGTTTCGAATTCAGGTTGCTCAAGTTTATTTGAAATAGCAGTGTTATGTTCAAGATTCTGGAAAATTATTTACAGGACAAAGCAACTTTTCTTGGCACGAACGATGCAAGCTCTAGTGGGAGGATTTGGACTTGGAAGTGTGTATATTAAAATGAGGAATGATGAAGGTGGAGTTACAGAAAGATTAGGCCTTTTTGCATTTAGCCTAAGTTTTTTGCTATCTTCTACAGTTGAAGCACTTCCAATTTATCTTCAAGAAAGGCGCGTTATAATGAAGGAAGCGTCAAGAGGAGCTTATAAAATCTCTTCTTACATGATCGCGAACACGATAATCTTCCTTCCATTTCTCTTTGCAGTAGCCATTCTTTTTGCTGTCCCAGTTTATTGGATCGTAGGGCTGAATCCTTCGATTACAGCTTTCGTGTTCTTCACTTTTGTGGTTTGGGTGATAGTTTTGATGGCAAGTTCTTTGGTTTTGTTTCTCAGTGCAGTTTCTCCTGATTTTATATCAGGGAATTCTCTGATTTGCACTGTTCTTGGGGCTTTCTTTCTCTTCTCTGGCTATTTTATACCAAAGGAATGCATACCTAAATATTGGCTGTTTATGTACTATGTTTCTTTATATAGGTATCCTTTGGATGCACTACTGACAAATGAATATTGGAGTTTGAGAAGCAAATGTTTCTCTTGGAATGATGAAAATCATTCAGAATGTTTGCTGACAGGATATGATGTATTGAAGAACAGGGGACTTGACAAGGATACTAGGTGGATGAATGTTGGAATTATGTTTGCTTTCTTTGTGTTTTATAGGGTTATTTGTTGGATTATTCTTGCAAGGAAAGTGTCAAAAACAACAATTTGA